The DNA window TTACATTTTCTGTTAAGCCTAATAATATCCACAGCCTTCAATATGTGAAGGCTTCCGAACATCCTCCTCCACCAGCTTCGCCTTTATCAGAGGTACCTCTACTATTGCAAGTTCTGCTGCTTAATATATGGCTTTTGGCAATCCTACCAAACTAGGCAAGAAGCGAGTTTATGCAGGAACAAAATACATGAGTCTGACACAAGATCACAAAGTCAACACGCAATCATAGCCTATTATTAGGCTCTAAATCCCATGAAAATAAATCATGAAAGAAAGAAGCATGTGCCTGAATTCCATATCTGAGGTTATTTTATGTAGAAAGAATTGCAGTAATCTAAGTAGTGTAACTatacaaaaaattttaaaaaataaaataaaatagttgtaCCTGGTTCAAGGCTTTGACTCTAGTTTGAAGGAGTTGAAGATTCCAAAGCAGGATAGGAGGAAAAGCCAATACTATGTTGGGAATGCTATCTGCGGGGATTCCAATATCTCGTAGAAAATTGAGCATAGGTGAGAGGTGATTATTTACTGATAACAAAAGCACTCTAGGAAATGTTTCAACGAAGCAACGGAAAGCGTCATGTTGAGAAGCAAGAATATTAAGACCACCGCGCTTTGCTTGAAGCTTTTGGAAAAAGGAGAAAGTGTGTTGCAGATCTTCATCTAGATATGAAATGGATAAGTTGCGCATGAAGAGGCGAATATTATTGATAAGGAATTGAGTAGTATTATTATGAGGATTGGGAGGGAAAAGGAGTTGTTTGATAGATGCGACTTTGTTTATGAGAGATGGAAGAGTGTGAGCagcggaggaggaggaggaggaggatatATAGGTAGCAAGATTCATAGAGGAAGAGAGAGTGAAACCGAGACTCTCAAAAAAAGCAAGTTTACCGTTATCACCTTTGAGAGCGGCAATGTGAAGAATCTTATCTCTGTAGCTGAAGTTCAAATCGAAGATACCGTTATCAGCGTCATCCAGGATTGACGACATGGAAGATAACTGCTCCAAATCCCTAACACCTTCTACCAACATGTTGAGATAGGATGGGGAGTTCGATGCGATTGAATCGGAATCCTCCAAGGATACGCCCATTTGTTGAAGAAAAGATGAAACCGCCATACAAGCTTCTTGCAGTTCCGAGTCAGAGAGTGCGGAATCCCCCAAACCCGAACGACAAAGCTGCTGCGAATTTGTTATAGTTTTATGGTCATAATAATAGTAATGAATTTTGAAATGGGACTTTGGAGGTTTAGTGAAATTGGGGAAGTAGTAGTTGTTAACCGGAAAACGGCGGTGAATGTTGTTTGGAAAGGCCGCCGCGTAGGGAAATTGGGGAAGTATACGAAGCAACATCAATCCAATTTCACTTTCATCCCCGCGCACAACTTTTGTCCGAACAATTCAATTAAACGGCCTGTTTTatcttttcaaaatttaaatacaTTTCACATCCGCAtcaaatcatttttatttatctattataattatttttagagaaattttttttctctctatctCACTCCTCAAAAATAGTTATTTAATATCTCACTCCTCAAAAAtagttatttaatacaattgagtttatataattattattaatttataattaaataatttattttaatttacatgtgtttaaatacattttattcaatatcaaataaatttatctgTGCGGGAGCACATGTATGTTACTAgagttacataaaaataaatatttaatattttaaatttgtatttcaTCTCTCTCCCAAGCATTTCgtagtattttttatttgaaagacaaataataatattatattgtaATGTTATATTTATACATAACCTTGACAAGGGAAATATCTTCAGAATCATCCTAAAAAAGCGCGACGACACGAGGTTTCCTTAAGGGAGTCATCACCCCACCTTTTACGTTTTTCTCGCCTCTAGAAAGAGAAAACATGGGATATGACGTCTCTTGGATATTGAAAAAGTCAATATACATACTGACTCACGTATCCCTTGGAAATATGAGTTCAACGATCCACCTTTTTCGAGAAAACTCGAAGAACCAAGAATCTCTATAAATACCCATTCCCTCAAAGAGATAAATGATCCTCATTCATTCAAGTGACAACCACTTATTACCATCCAATACTACTCAGAGAGCTTCCCATTTTGAGTAGCCACCTAAAACACCACTATAACCGTCGTCCTGCAACCTAGTAGTGTCGCCCATCATCAGAATCACTCACCTTGTAACACCCTGATTTAAAGTATTTTGTTTATGTATTTATATGTTAATTTTTCTGATTTATTGtagtatatttatttaattattaattaagattAATTAAGTAAATAGAGTGATGGGGTGTGTGATCATATGATGAATTGTAGAGAGCAGTTAAAGATATGGAGAATAAATTAGAATCAGTGTTGTAAAAATTGGACCGGACCGACCAGTCGGACCGGGAACCGGCCAAGTAACCGGTGCGAACTAGGAAAACCGGTGGttcaactatttttttaataatttttttactcaaaacgacgtcgttttgaggtttttaaattttaaaaaataaaaataaaattaaaattaaaatcgtTTTGTTAACTTGTTTCACATAGCCACACACACCAATTTCCATGAACAAAAGAAGCAGAAGTGGAATACGAACGACAAAAACCTGCACCGCCGTTCTGTTTGCATAATAACACCGGTCGTTTCCTTTCCCGCCACCGCGCCTCCATCTTCAATCCCGCTGCACCACCGtatgtttattcattttttattctgATAtgtgttaaaaattagggttagttcaagttgaaattgaaattattgattttgttgttgttgtctgaGAGTTGTTGTTCTTGGTAAATTATTTTAGACTTTTATTGAAATTGTTGAAACACAAACTATGCTGGTGTTTTTTTTAGCAAAGTAAAGTAGAGAGTGAGTGATGAAATTAAACTTCAGCGAAATTTTTGAACTAATTGTCAACTTTGGTCACGAGAAAGTCAGTCTTTTTCTTGTTTGGTGAAAAAGTAATATTCTCATAGGCGACGTAGTTTTTGAGATTGTGATGTGTTGAGCTAATAACATGACTTCACTTCTCTGTTGAACAATACGCACAGgagattcatttttttaattttgtcataaaaataattatgaagGTATAAGAATTAACAAGTTTTGATCCATtaattaaaaattactttatgatccattaataaggtatactttatttttatatgaaACATTATATTTATGCACTTGGCAATTTTGAATTGTTTTACAGGAATATGGAATCTTCTGAAACACCATCATCACAACCACCATCACAAGAAGCATCTTCAGCTTAAATTTTAGTTCAAAATAATGTTAGAGGAAATACTGATATAGTTTGGACACATTGTACTAGAAGTCCCAATGGAAAGTCTCTTGTTTGTATGTACTGTCACAAATCTTTTGGTGGATGTGGAATTCATAGGGTAAAGCAACACTTGGATGGAATAGTAGGAAATGTTGAAATTTGTAAGAAAGTGTCTGTAGAAATTCGTTTTTAGATGAAACAACATTTCAATGAGCACAACAAGtaaagaaaagattcagatgtggTTGAAAGTGGGTCATTTAATGCGGAGGGAGGTGAATTGAAAATTGGTGCATCTAAAAAGAATGGCACTCACATTGGTACTTTTTTTACCAAGAACAACTCCGTTAGCTCTGCCTATTTTAAAAAGTGTGATGCAAAGTAAAGAAGTGGTAGAAAAGTACAATCTTGCTATTACCAAGTGGTTTGTTGATGCATTTATGCCTTTTAATGCTACAAATTTTTCGTATTTTCAACCTGCAATTAATGCTCTTTGTTGTATGGGTGCTGGATATATAATTCTTACCATGCATGCTCTTCGTGGTAATTTGTTAAATAAGTGGGTTGATGACATAAAGATACAGATAGGACAATATCGTTATATTTGGAAGGATACATGTTATACTCTTATGGAAGATGGGTAAACTGATCGTTGCAGGAGAACTCTTATCAACTTTTTAGTTTATTTCCCCAAAGGATTTGTTTTCATAAAGTCTGTTAATGCCTCAAGTGCTTTTAAAACTACAAAAACATTGTTTAAGCTTTTCAAGGAAGTAGTGTTGTATGTTGGCCAAGAAAATGTTGTTCACATTGTTACAGATAATGCTGTAAATTATGTTGCTACTGGAAAGTTGTTGGAAAAGTATGCTTATGATAGTAAGGACTTGCGATCTAAATTAACTGCTGAGATGACTTCATTCAAAAATTGTGAAGGTAGATTTGGAAGGACAACATCCGTAGAAAATCGAGATGAAGTTTTGCCAGGTAAAATTATATGATAAACTTTAAGCATTTTAGTACAATgtcaatatatattttaaaacattttctAATTTTTTCACGTGCGTTATTCTAGATCAATGGTGGGACACTTATAGAACCGAATCGCCCAATTTGCAAAAATTGGCTATTCGGATTTTGAGTCAAACTTGTACTGCATCTGGTTGTGAACAAAATTGGAGTGTGTTTGAACACATtcattcaaaaaaagaaaaataggttGGAGCATCAAAAGCTTAATGATCTCGTTTATGTTCGTTACAACTTATGGCTACAAAATAGGTATTGCACTTATTATACTTTATATGTTATTGTTTCGATACTTGATAAACAAGGCTATTTTGTTTTTGTCTTGATGACATGGAAATATTGGTTCTATAGTTAAGAAATATGATATTGTTTGGTTATTTTGGTTTGTAAACAAGGCTATTTTGTTTTTGTCTTGATGACATGAGAATATTGGTTCTTTAGTTAAGAATATATTATATTGTTTGGTTCATTAAGAAAATTATATAGTTCTATAGTTAAGAATATATGATATTTCTTGGTTTGTtaagaatatatatattattgtttgattTGGTAAGTTTATGTGGTTCTATGTTTGACATTATCGCTAATGATTTATATAACCAAGAAGAAACAAAATTATGATTCTATCAATTTTGAAACACTTGATGATAATTCTAATTGGGTGTTGGAGGATTCACCACCATTCTTGATCATTGAGGAGGTGAAAGCACTACACAGAGATCTTGCTAGTATGACAATCCAACCTATTTCAAATGATATTGGTATGGTATTAGTTATTGTGATtacaattatgttattttaatttattatatgtcAATTTCTAAACTCTTTAAATTGATATTGTTATAGATGAATTACATTTGGATAAGGTTGATGTTAAGGGGATGCACAACTTAATTTTGGAGAAAACAACCAAAGTAATGGTATCATTAATGGAGAAGATGTTGCAAATGCGATTGATTTTGCTGCAGATGGTTTTGATATAAGGGTGGGTTATATCGCATTTCAATGATGGTTGGTATGGGGTAGAGTAGAGGGGTGAATTTGGATGTGTTTCAATTTTTTCTTACATTGATACTTTGATTGAAATGTCATGGTTGTTCTTGAATGATAATTAAGTATGAGGACTTATATTGTTGTTATTTCAACTGGATGATTTACataattaatttgtataattgttgttgtttaatCTATATGAATGAATTCTATCCATTGGTAATTCATGGTGGAGGCTTGGTGATGTTGACATGGGGCTTTTGGGGGTTTGTAGGGGATGACATTcgtgaaaaaggttttaaaactgAATTTTTGGAAAAAGTCTCAAGCGTCAATCGATTGGTTATGTTATGCATATCGATTGGTTCATGTGCttgtatgaaaaaaatttatgaaaaatgttTTGATCATAACTTTTAATCCGTATGTCCAAATGACGTCTCGTTCAAATTATTATAAAACTAATAATCAAGGATATAACATGGTAGTAGTTAGTGAGAGTTTTGAATATTATCCATGTACCTACTGTAACATAATTGCATTTGATTGTTCATATGTTGTTTTAACTACGACATGCTTTGATATTTTACCTCATAATTTTTTAACCATATATCCAAATGATGAACCGcttgaagtgttaggaagctaacaGATAGAGCTATAACTTGAATGAGATATGTGaattgttttaatattatttctatGCCTACTGCGTTGGTGAAGTTATTGGTTTATATGCTCGGTTAATGAATCATTGCATTGTTGTGTGATGATAATGTTGTTATGGTGCCGATGTTGATGATATTGTTATGTTGAATCAGTGACAGTAGACTCCCCCAAACCCGAACGACAATACTGCTGCAAATTTGAAGTCATCTTTGTTATA is part of the Vicia villosa cultivar HV-30 ecotype Madison, WI linkage group LG2, Vvil1.0, whole genome shotgun sequence genome and encodes:
- the LOC131653998 gene encoding transcription termination factor MTERF2, chloroplastic — encoded protein: MLLRILPQFPYAAAFPNNIHRRFPVNNYYFPNFTKPPKSHFKIHYYYYDHKTITNSQQLCRSGLGDSALSDSELQEACMAVSSFLQQMGVSLEDSDSIASNSPSYLNMLVEGVRDLEQLSSMSSILDDADNGIFDLNFSYRDKILHIAALKGDNGKLAFFESLGFTLSSSMNLATYISSSSSSSAAHTLPSLINKVASIKQLLFPPNPHNNTTQFLINNIRLFMRNLSISYLDEDLQHTFSFFQKLQAKRGGLNILASQHDAFRCFVETFPRVLLLSVNNHLSPMLNFLRDIGIPADSIPNIVLAFPPILLWNLQLLQTRVKALNQIDGVDKDYAKLMLKYPWVLSASIQKNYKEVLAFLYSLKVPKTRIDRAIKRQPQLLGCSTSKMKLMVDQFDELGVQSKKLDHVITKSPQLLLQKPEDFLQVVLFFENMGFDKEDIGRLLARCPEIFATSISNTLQRKIDFLSRICISQAYLPAVIKKYPELLVSDIDRTLPQRIVYLMKLGLSKKEVAYMVRTFSPLLGYSINEVLQPKIEFLVNTMKRPLRDVVGYPRYFSYSLEKKIKPRYWVLKGRNIECSLKDMLAKNDEEFADEFMGVGTLSSHDRL